The nucleotide sequence CCGTCGGGCGCCGGCAAGTCCACCCTGCTGGCGCTGGTCGAGCGCTTCTACGAGGTGACCGATGGCGCGCTGCGCCTGGACGGGGTCGACGTGCGCGACCTGCCCCGGGACGCGCTGCGGGCCCGGCTGGGCTACGTCGAGCAGGAAGCCCCCGTGCTCGCCGGCACCCTCCGCGACAACCTGCTGATCACCGCCCCGGACGCCACCGACGACCGGCTGCGCGCGGTGCTCGACGAGGTCAACCTCGGGCACCTGGCGGAGCGGACGGCCGACGGGCTGGACGTGCAGGTCGGCGAGGGCGGTGTGCTGCTCTCCGGCGGGGAGCGGCAGCGGCTGGCCATCGCCCGGGCGCTGCTGGCCGGGCCGCCGGTGCTGCTGCTCGACGAGCCGACCAGCAACCTGGACGCCCGCAACGAGGCCGCGCTGCGCCGGGCCATCGACGCCGTCGCGGTGCGCCGGACCCTGCTGATCGTGGCGCACCGCCTCTCCACGGTGGTCGACGCCGACCAGATCGTGGTGCTGGACGCCGGCCGGGTGGTCGCCGTCGGCACCCACGACGAGCTGACCTCGACCAGCCCGCTCTACCACGAGCTGGCCACCCACCAGCTCCTCGTCGGCTCACCGGCGAGAACCGCCTGAACTGCGGGAACAGGCGGAAATCCGGACACCGCCCGGGGGCGGCCCGGCGTGGGTGTCACAATCGGCTCCGATTCGCGTACCGTTGCCGCTCATGGGTGTGTCGCAACGTCTGAAGACCAGGTTCCGGCGGTTCCTCCAGCGCCCGGGAACGACGGTCGACCTGGCCCCGCTCGAGAAGCTGCTGCCGGCGATCGAGGCCCGCGAGGCGGAGCTGGAGAAGCTCTCCGACGCGGAGCTGACCGAGGCGGCCGGGCAGGCCACGGGCTACGAGGAGATCTGCGCGATCGGCCGGGAGGCCGCCCGCCGCGGCCTCGACCAGCGCCCGTACGACGTCCAGCTGCTCGGCGCCATGGCGCTGCTCTCCGGCAAGGTCGCCGAGATGGCCACCGGTGAGGGCAAGACGCTGACCGCGACCATCGCCGCCTACGGGCACGTCCGGTTGGGCAACGGCCCGGTGCACGTGCTCACCGTCAACGACTACCTGGCCCGCCGCGACGCCGAGTGGATGGGCCCGGTCTACGCCCTGCTCGGGCTCAGCGTCGGCTGGGTCAACGAGGCGTCCACCCCCGAGGAGCGGCGCGCCGCCTACGCCTGCGACGTCACCTACGTGGCGGTCAGCGAGGCCGGCTTCGACTTCCTCCGCGACCAGCTCGTGACCGACCTGGCCGACCGGGTCCAGCCGCCCATGGGGACCGCGATCGTCGACGAGGCCGACTCGATCCTGATCGACGAGGCCCGGGTGCCCATGGTCCTCGCCGGCGCGGTCCCCGGCGAGCAGGACCCGGTGCACGCCGCCGCCGCGCTGGTGCGCGGCCTGCGCAAGGGCAGGCACTACACGATCGCCGAGGACGGCCGCAGCGTCGCCTTCACGTCGGCCGGCCTGGCCACCGTCGAGGCCAAGATGGGTGGCATCGACCTCTACGACGAGGAGCACGTCGCGCAGCTCTCCGCGGTCAACGTGGCGCTGCACGCCCACGCCCTGCTGCACCGCGACGTCGACTACATCGTGCGGGAGTCCTCGGTCGAGCTGATCGACGAGATGCGCGGCCGGGTGGCCCAGCGCCGCCGCTGGCCGGACGGGCTCCAGGCGGCGGTCGAGGCCAAGGAGGGCCTGGACGCCACCGCCGAGGGCGAGGTGCTGGGCACCATCACCGTGCAGGCGTACATCGCGCTCTACCCGAAGGTCTGCGGGATGACCGCGACGGCGGTCCTCGTCGGCGACCAGCTCCGCGAGTTCTTCGGCCTCGAGGTGGCGGTGATCCCGCCGAACACCCCGTGCGTCCGCGAGGACGAGGCCGACCGGATCTACGCGACCCGGGCCGAGAAGGAGGAGGCGCTGATCGACGAGATCCGGCGCTGCCACGAGGCCGGCCGCCCGGTGCTCGTCGGCACCCTCGACGTGAAGGAGTCCGAGGGCCTCGCCGCCGGCCTCCACGCGGCCGGGGTCCCCTGCGTGGTGCTCAACGCCAAGAACGACGACGAGGAGGCGGAGATCATCGCCGAGGCCGGCGCGTACGGCGCGGTGACCGTCTCCACCCAGATGGCCGGCCGGGGCGTGGACATCCGGCTCGGCGGCAGCGACCAGGCCGACCGGGAGCGCGTCGCCGAGCTGGGCGGCCTCTACGTGATCGGCAGCGGCCGGCACGACAGCCGCCGGGTCGACGACCAGCTCCGCGGCCGGGCCGGCCGGCAGGGCGACCCCGGCGGGTCGGTCTTCTTCGTGAGCCTGGAGGACGACCTGGTCGTGCGGCACGCCGGCGACACCGTCCCGGCGTCCCCGCGGATGAACGCCGACGGCCTGGTCACCGACCCGCAGGTCGACTACGCCGTGGAGCACGCCCAGCGCGTCGCCGAGGGCGTCAACCACGAGATCCACCGCAACACCTGGCGCTACAGCGTGGTCATCGAGCAGCAGCGCAAGGCGCTCGCCGAGCGCCGGGAGCGGCTGCTGACCAGCGACATCGCGGCCCTCATGCTGCTGGAGCGGGTGCCGGAGAAGGCCGGCGAGATGGACGAGGACCTGCTCGCCGAGGTGGCCCGCACGATCGCCCTCTACCACCTCGACCGGCTCTGGGCCGACCACCTGGCCGAGCTGTCCGAGGTCCGCGAGGGCGTGCACCTGCGGGCGCTGGGCCGGCTCGACCCGCTCGACGAGTTCCACCGCAGCGCGGTCCCGGCGTTCAACGCGCTGATCCCCGAGATCGAGACGCGGACCATCGCCACGTTCGAGGAGACCGAGTTCTCCGACGGGTGGGAGCCGGACGCCTCGAAGCTGGTGCGGCCGACCGCCACCTGGACGTACCTGGTGCACGACAACCCGTTCGGCTCGGAGCTGGACCGGCTGATCGCCTCGGTCGGGCGCCGGCTCATCTCCGGGTCCCGCTGACCGTCCGCGAGGGGTCCCTTCCGCCGGCTACCGCGCCGGAAGGGACCCCTTTTGCGCGGTTTCGATGCCCATCTGGGAGGGTAGTAGGCCGGGGCTTCGAGTCAGGGAGAGTAGCGACCATGGGACAGGCAACGGCGCCGGACGGGTACACCGCGTGGACGGACGCGGAGGTGGCGGAGGCCGTGGCCCGGTGAACCTCGACACGCGGGACCCCATGACCGACACGCTCGAGGTGCTGGAGACCGCCGCGCTGCTGCGCGAGCTGACCGCCGGCCTCATCACCGCTGCCGGCTTCGACGAGGCGCTGGCCCGGCTGGTCCGGATCGCCCGGGACGCCGTACCCGGGGTGGACTGCTGCGGGTTCACGGCCCTGCGCGCCGGCGAGCCCGCCGGGGTGGCCGCCTCCGACCCGGAGCGGGCCGAGCTGGACGACCTGCGGCACGGCCCCGACACGCCGGCCATGACCGCCATCCGGCGGCGCGAGATGATCACCGCGGCCGACCTGGCCGCGGAGACGCGCTGGCCGGCCTGGGCGGAGCGCGCCCGCGGGCTGGGCGTGCACGGGGTGATCTCCGCGCCGGTGGACGTGGACGAGCAGGTGATCGGCGCCATCAACCTCTACGCCGAGTCGGCCGCGGCGCTCACCCCCCGGCACCAGCTCACCGCCATGCTCATCGCCGAGCACGCCGGGCTGTTGCTGGCCGCCACCCGGGACCGGGAGCGGCAGGCGGCCCGGGCCGGCCAGCTCGACACCGCGTCGCTGGCCGACGGTGTCGTGGGGCAGGCCGTCGGCGTGATCATGACGCAGCGCGGCTGCCCCGCCCCGGAGGCGCTGGACGTGCTCCGCAGCGCGGCTTCCTCGTTGGACATTCCGCTGCGCGAGGTGGCCGAGCGGCTCGTGCTCACCGTCTCCCGGCCCCGGGACAGTTGAGCGACATTCGTTTCGTCCCGATGGGCCTCGGGTAGCACCCTGGACTGGTGAGCTGCTCCGACCTGGGGAGGAACCGATGGAGAGCCGGCTGCGGGTGCAGGGACACCCGATCCAACCGATGCTGGTGACGTTCCCGTTCGGACTGTTCGTCAGCGCCACGGTCTTCGACCTGGCCGACGTTGCCGGCGGCCCGGCCTTCCTGGGCGAGGTGGGTTACTGGACGGCCGTGGCCGCCCTGGTCGCGGCCGCGCTCGCGACGGTCGCCGGGATGGTCGACCTCTGGGACGTGCGGGCCGGCCGGACCCACCGGACCGCGATCACGTTCAACCTGGTCAACGCCGCCATGGCGGCGTTGTTCCTGCTCACCTGCCTGATCCGGGCCCACGCGCCGCAGCGCGGCGCCACCGGCGTCCAGGTGGCCACCGAACTGCTCGCGCTGGCCGTCGGGTCGGTGGGGGTGTGGCTGGGTGCCCGGCTCATGCGCCAGTTCGACCGGGGCCGGGCCGCCGAGCCGAGCGGCTTCGAGTCGCTGCCCGACATCCCCGGCGCCACCGTGGAGATCACCCGGCCCAGGGCCTGAAAACGCTCGTCGAGGCCCGCCGCCCCTGACCCGGCCCGGCGTCAGTGCGCGGCGGCGCGGTGGGCGGCCAGCACGTCGGCGCCGAAGTCGCTGGCCGGGCGGCGCAGCACGGTGTGCGCGTGGTTGCCGTCCTCGGTGGTGTTGTCGTACTCGATCAGCAGGTCGTCGCCCTGGATCCGGTAGTAGTGCCGCTGCCCCGGCCCGGCCGGGCCGGCCCAGGCGAAGTGCAGCTCGCCGCCGCCGAGCCGGCCCGCCTCCCGGGCCGCCAGCTCGGGCGGGAGCCGGTCGAGGTAGAGAGCCACGAGCCGGTCGAGCAGCGCCCGGCCCGTCGGGGTGAGCCGGCCCCGGGGCACGCCGAGCGGGTCGAGCCGCCCCGGCGCCGTGGGCCGGGTGGCGCTGATGATGTCGGCCGGCGCGTCGTCGGCGACGACCGCGGCGGCCCGGCCGGCCGGCCCCAGCGCGTCGAGCAGTTCCCGGGCCAGGTCCTCCTCCGGGCCGAGCGGCCGGGAGACCGGCCGGCCGGCGTGCCGGACGGTGGCCGGGTTCGCGCCGAGGAAGATCGGGGCGGGGGAGACCTGGTCGTCGACCACGGTCATGCTGACCGACAGGTGGTGCCCCTCGAACCGCCACGCCCACCGGTCGTCGCGCACCGGGTCGCCGAAGACGGCCACCCAGTAGTCGCCGCTGTGCCGGCCGCGCCGCCAGCCTTCCGCCCGGTCGAGCACCTCCTCGAGCGCCACCACGGCCATGGCCTGGGCGTACGCGGCCGGGCTCAGCGCGGTGGCGAGCAGCCGGTGCGCGGCCTTGCGGGCCGTGCCGTCCAGGTCGGCGAGACTGACGCCGGGGCGGGGCCGGGGCCGGTACTCCAGCCACCGGCGCGCCGGTTCGTCGTCGAAGTCGTGCCGGGCCCGCTGCCGGGCCGGCTCGTCGAGCGCCGTCAGCAGCGCGCCGGCCGCCGCGCGCATCTGCTCGGGTACGGGATCCTCCACCGCCCCTGTATACCGCCCCGCCGCCGGCCGCGCCCCGCCACCCGCCCGGTCAGCTCCGGCCGCCGAGGAGGGCGAGCATCTCGGGGAGGTCGAAGAAGCGGGCGGTCTCGACCGCCGACGGGTCGCCGTGTGCGGGGTCGGCGCCGGCGTCCAGCAGGGCCCGGACCGCGTCGGTGTCGCGGCGGAACACGGCCGCGGCGAGCGCGGTCTGCCCCCGGTCGTTGGTGCGGGCGGGGTCGGCGCCCCGGGCGAGCAGCGCGCCCACGGTCTCCGCGTGCGCGTGGTACGCGGCCAGGATGAGCAGCGTGTCGCCCTTGGCGTTGGTGAGGTTGACCGGCAGCCCCGCGTCCACGTTCGCCGCCAGCTCGTCGGTCGCCCCGGCACGCGCGAGGTCGAACATCCGGTGGGCGAAGGCGAGCGTCTCGGCGTCGAGTTCCTGGGACATCCGTCCAGGCTAGTGTGCTCCCACCGCGGCCGCCTGGTAGCTTGCGCAGCCGGCACGGGGGGCGCGAATGGACGATCGGGTGTACGTCGGCAACGCGGCGGTGGACGGGGCGACCGACGCGGGCTGGTTGCTGGGCCACTTCAAGCCGCCCGGCGACGTCCGGCACAGCACCGAGGTCGAGGTGAAGTGGGGCGTGCACCCGGCGGGGGAGACCCGCTCGCGGTGGGCCACCGGCGAGCGGCGCACCGCGCTCCTGGTGCTGATCAGCGGGGCGTTCCGGGTCGAGCTGGCGGACCGCACCGTGGTGCTGCGCGCACCCGGCGACTACGTGGTCTGGGGCCGGGGCGTGGACCATTCCTGGTACGCCGAGCGCGAGTCGGTGGTGCTGACCGTGCGCTGGCCGTCGGTACCGGGCTACCGGGTGGGCCCCCCGATCCTCCGCTGACCTCCCGGCCCGCGGGCCGGACCGTCCCAGCATCCGGTATTACCTACTAAACCCATAGGGTTTAAAGACTATGCTGAGGCGGCACGTCACCCCCGTACCGTGAGGACGCCCGCCGATGACCAGCTCCGACCCGTCCGACCTCCTCGCCGTCGCCGCCCGCTGGGCCGACCCGACCCGCTGGCCGGTGCCGCTGCGCTTCGACCGCGCCGAGCGGTGGTACGCGCGGCTCGCCGCCGGCGCCGAGCACGAGGTCTGGGCACTGAGCTGGCTGCCCGGGCAGGGCACCGACCTGCACGACCACGGCGGCTCCGCGGGCGCCTTCCTGGTCGTCGCCGGCACCCTCACCGAGGAGACGGTCGGCGGCGGCCGCTTGCACCCGCACCGGCTCGCCCCCGGTGCCGGCCGGCGCTTCGGCCCCCGGCACGTCCACGTGGTCACCAACCGGAGTGCCGAGCCGGCGGTCAGCGTGCACGTCTACCGGCCCGCGCTGCGCCGGATGACCCGCTACCGCCTCGACGCCGGGCGGCTCCGCGTCGCCGAGGTGGCCGAGGCCGGGGTCGCCTGGTGAACCGGCCCGCACTCCCACCCCCGACCCCCGCACCCGGAAAGGACGCCCCGATGGCGCAGACCCCCACCCGCACCGAGAGCTGTCCGGTCCCGCCACCCGGCTCCCGGGGCATCGACCAGATCCTCGCCGCCGCCCGCGCCCGGCTGCGCCGGCTCGACCCCGAGCAGGCCCACCTGGCGGTCCGGGGCGGGGCGCTGCTGGTGGACATCCGGCCGGCCGGCCAGCGCGCCGCCCACGGCACCGTGCCAGGTGCCCTCGCCGTCGAGCGCAACGTCCTCGAGTGGCGCTTCGACCCCCGCTGCGCGGCCCGCCTGCCGCAGGCCACCGGCTACGACGTGCCGGTGATCGTCCTCTGCCAGGAGGGCTACACCTCCTCGCTGGCCGCCGCCGCCCTCCAGGACCTCGGCCTGCACCGGGCCACCGACGTGGCGGGCGGCTTCGCCGCCTGGCGCATCGCCGGCCTGCCCACCCTCGGCCCCACTCCGCCGCTCCGACCCTCGTCCACCGCGCCCCCGGTCACCGCCGGCCGGGCGCCCCGCTGAACCGCCCCGCCGCACCCCGGGTGGGGCGGGGCGACCGCCCGCACAGGAGGCTCCCATGTCCGTCGTCGCCATCTCCTCCCGCCCGGCCCGGCCGGGCCGCCCCGACCGCGCGCCGCACCGGCCGCGTACCGCGCCGACCCTCACCATCACCCTCGACCTGGGCGCGGGCGCGCTGACGCCCGGCCTGGCCCGCCTGGTCGACCTGCTGGACGAACTCGCCGCCTCCGGCGAGGGCCTGCTCCGGCCCGAGGAGCACCGGGCCGCCCGCGCCGTGCTCGACCTCCGCCGCGCGGCAGCGCCGCCGGAGCCGCCCGCGCCGCCCGCCGCGGCCGAGGAGCCCGGCACCGTACGCATCCTGACCGGCACCCGCCGGGTCCGCCACGACGGCGCCGAGGTGACGCTCACCCGGATCGAGTACGACCTGCTGCTCTTCCTCGCCGAACATCCCCGGCGGGTGTTCACGCGGTTGCAACTGCTCGCCAACGTCTGGGGCTACGAGCACGCGGTGGCCCGCACCGTCGACGTCCACGTGCGCCGGCTGCGGGCCAAGCTCGGCGACGACACGCCCCTGGTGACCACCGTGTACGGCATCGGCTACCGGCTCGCCGACGAGGCCCGGATCGTGGTGGACCGCGAGCGCTGAGGCCCGCTGGCCGGCGCGCGGCGTACCCGGTTCCCGGGTGCGCCGCGTTCACGTTTGCGCGCGCACCGGCCATTGTGAACCGGGCAGGGACCCCCCGTAACGGGTCAACTCGTCGCTCTGCTGTAATCAACGGGCCTCGTACGCAGAGCGAGCATTCGGCTCCGATGTGTTCGTCAATTGTCACATTCATGCAACGCAGCCGCCCCTTGACCCTCGCACAGGCGCCGGGAAGCATCGATGAAGCGGCGTCCCGGGCCGTGGGGAGATACCCGGACCAGCCAAGGAGGACCATGTCGGTCAGCCCCGCCTCGTCGCGCGCCGGATGGCATACGTCCCAACCCGCGGTTCCGGGTCGTCCCCCCGGCGGCCAGCGCCGCCCCGCCAGCACCCCGGCGCCCGTGCTCACGGTGACCCTGAACATCCCGCTGGCCGGCGAGGAGTCGCTCACCCCGGCCGCCCGCCGGCTGCTCGACGCGGCCCGTGAGCTGCTCGAACGCGGCGACGCCGTGATCAGCACCGGCACCGCGCCGGCCGAGCGGCGCCCCGACCCGGTGCCCGCCGGCCGCGCACCCGGGCGCCCCCTCGCGCCGACCATCCCGACCCTGCACATCCTGGCCGCGTCCCGGTCGGTGCTCCGCGACGGCGAGCCACTGCCGCTGACCCGGCTGGAGTTCGACCTGCTGCTGCACCTCGTCGCCCACCCTCGCCGGGTGTTCACCCGCCTGCAACTTCTGAATGCCGTCTGGGGGTACGAGCACGCCGGCGTCCGCACCGTCGACGTGCACGTGCGCCGGCTGCGCGGCAAGGTCGGGGTGGACGTCCCGCTGGTCACCACCGTCTACGGGGTCGGCTACCGGCTCGCCGACGACGCCCGGGTCACCATCGACCGCACCGGCTGACGCCCGGGCCCCACGTGCCGATCACCCTCCGGACGGAGCCCCGACCGCCTGGCCGATCGCACCGTGACCCGCCCCCCGGCCGATCGCACGGCGCGCCGATCCGCCGGGCAGGATGGTCGGATGCGCGTCCGTCCCATCACGCCCGAGCTGCTCGTCGCCGAGCTGGCCGACCGCCTCGCCGGCGTCGCCGTACCGGGCCGGCTGCGGGTGGCCGTGGACGGTCCGCCCGCCGCCGAGCCGGACGCCCTCGCCGCCGCCCTGGTCGACCCGCTGCGTGCCGCCGGCCGCCCGGTGCTGCACGTACGGGCCGCCGACTTCCTCCGGCCCGCCTCGACCCGTCTGGAGCACGGGCGGACCAACCCGGACGCGTACTACGAGGGCTGGGTCGACGAGGCCGGCCTGCGCCGCGAGGTGCTCGACCCGGCCGGCCCGGACGGCTCGGGGCGGCTGCTCCCGTCGCTCTGGGACGCCGCCGCCGACCGGGCCAGCCGCGCCCCGTACGTCGACCTGCCGCCCGGCGGGGTGGTGCTGGTCAGCGGCGCGCTGCTGCTCGGTGGTGGGCTGCCCTTCGACGTCACCGTCCACCTGGTGCTCTCCCCGGCGGCGCTGGGCCGGCGGACCGACCCCGAGCTGCGCTGGACCCTGCCGGCCTTCGCCCGCTACGCCGACGAGGTCGACCCGGCCTCCTTCGCCGACGTGGTGGTCCGCGCCGACGACCCGCGGCACCCCGCTCTCGTCGAGGCGGCCTGACCTGGGCGGACGGCCGGAATCCGGGCGTCCGGCACCCGAGCGGCCGGGACCGGGACGGTCCGGGCGGCGCAACTGCGCACGAACGGCGATGAAGAACGCGGAAATCCCCGGTTTGATCGGCGGAGCGGACGGGTAATCGCCCGGCTCACAGAGCACGGGTGATCGCACCCGTGCATCCATCGGACCACGTTCCGGGGCGCTCGCGCCCCGGTGACGTTATGAGGCCCCAGGAAAGGCAGGCAGCGATGCTCGTCCACGACACGACAGCCACGGGCCGCTCCCAGGCGGAGGTCGACCAGATCCGGCAGTCCCTGACGTCGCGGTACGACGAGCTGACCGCGGAGTACGAGCAGGCCGTGCTGCAGAGCCAGGTGCTCCGGCTGGTCGAGGTCGGCGACACCGCCGGTGACGACCAGGCCGACAGCGGCACCAAGACCGCCGAGCGGGACACGGCCCAGTCCCTGCTGCGCACGATCCTCGACCGGCGCGCCCAGTTCGAGCACGCGCTCGCCCGGCTCGACGAGGGCACCTACGGCTTCTGCGAGGGCTGCTCCGCGCCGATCCCCGTGGAGCGGCTGGAGATCTTCCCGTCCGCCACGTCCTGCGTGTCCTGCAAGCAGACCCGGGAGCGGCGGGCGGCCTGAGCGCCGCCCGGGTTGCCGGCCGGTCCCGGTAGCGGTGGACTCACGTGATGGGTGACATCCTCGTGGGCACCGCCTCCTGGACCGACCGGACCCTGCTCGACTCCGGCTGGTACCCGGCGAGCGCCGACACCCCGGAGAAGCGGCTCTCCTACTACGCGCGGCAGTTCCCGCTGGTCGAGGTGGACGCCACCTACTACTCGCCGCCGGCCGAGCGGACCGCGCGGCTCTGGGCGGAACGCACCCCGCCCGGCTTCACCTTCAACGTCAAGGCGTTCAGCATGCTGACCGGGCATCCGACCCGGGTCTCGGCGCTCTACAAGGACCTGCGTCCGGACACGGACAAGAAGAACCTCTACCCGGACGACCTGCCGCCGCAGGCGTACGAGGAGGTCTGGAGCCGGTTCCTGTCCGCCCTGGACCCGCTGGTCGAGGCCGGCAAGCTGGGCGCCGTCCTGTTCCAGTTCCCGCCCTGGTTCACCATCCGGCGGGACAACAAGCAGTACCTCGTCGAGGTGGCCCGGCGGTGCGCGCCGCTGCGGCCGGTCTTCGAGTTCCGGCACGCCTCCTGGTTCGACGGCGACAACGCCGAGGAGACGCTGGGCTTCCTGCGCCAGCACGAGCTGCCGTTCGTGTGCGTGGACATGCCGCAGGGGCACAAATCGTCCGTACCCCCGGTGCTGGCGGCCACCGCGGACCTCGCGGTGGTCCGCTTCCACGGGCACAGCGACAAGTGGACCAGCAAGGACATCCACGAGAAGTTCGGCTACGACTACTCGAAGCGGGAGCTGCGCGACTGGGCGCCGAAGCTGCGCGAGCTGGCCGGCGAGGCCGAGCAGACCCATGTGCTCATGAACAACTGCTATCGGGACTATGCGCAGCGGAATGGGCAGCAGCTACAGGCCCTTCTAGCTGGGCAAACGTAGCCGCAGCCTGCGCCGCGCCTTTGGTACAGCGGTGCTAGTGCCGATAGCTTGGCCCGCATGGCACACGATGAATTCGCCGACCTGGGCGATT is from Micromonospora terminaliae and encodes:
- a CDS encoding ABC transporter ATP-binding protein, whose product is MLHEVSFTVPAGTRTALVGPSGAGKSTLLALVERFYEVTDGALRLDGVDVRDLPRDALRARLGYVEQEAPVLAGTLRDNLLITAPDATDDRLRAVLDEVNLGHLAERTADGLDVQVGEGGVLLSGGERQRLAIARALLAGPPVLLLDEPTSNLDARNEAALRRAIDAVAVRRTLLIVAHRLSTVVDADQIVVLDAGRVVAVGTHDELTSTSPLYHELATHQLLVGSPARTA
- the secA2 gene encoding accessory Sec system translocase SecA2, with product MGVSQRLKTRFRRFLQRPGTTVDLAPLEKLLPAIEAREAELEKLSDAELTEAAGQATGYEEICAIGREAARRGLDQRPYDVQLLGAMALLSGKVAEMATGEGKTLTATIAAYGHVRLGNGPVHVLTVNDYLARRDAEWMGPVYALLGLSVGWVNEASTPEERRAAYACDVTYVAVSEAGFDFLRDQLVTDLADRVQPPMGTAIVDEADSILIDEARVPMVLAGAVPGEQDPVHAAAALVRGLRKGRHYTIAEDGRSVAFTSAGLATVEAKMGGIDLYDEEHVAQLSAVNVALHAHALLHRDVDYIVRESSVELIDEMRGRVAQRRRWPDGLQAAVEAKEGLDATAEGEVLGTITVQAYIALYPKVCGMTATAVLVGDQLREFFGLEVAVIPPNTPCVREDEADRIYATRAEKEEALIDEIRRCHEAGRPVLVGTLDVKESEGLAAGLHAAGVPCVVLNAKNDDEEAEIIAEAGAYGAVTVSTQMAGRGVDIRLGGSDQADRERVAELGGLYVIGSGRHDSRRVDDQLRGRAGRQGDPGGSVFFVSLEDDLVVRHAGDTVPASPRMNADGLVTDPQVDYAVEHAQRVAEGVNHEIHRNTWRYSVVIEQQRKALAERRERLLTSDIAALMLLERVPEKAGEMDEDLLAEVARTIALYHLDRLWADHLAELSEVREGVHLRALGRLDPLDEFHRSAVPAFNALIPEIETRTIATFEETEFSDGWEPDASKLVRPTATWTYLVHDNPFGSELDRLIASVGRRLISGSR
- a CDS encoding GAF and ANTAR domain-containing protein, translating into MNLDTRDPMTDTLEVLETAALLRELTAGLITAAGFDEALARLVRIARDAVPGVDCCGFTALRAGEPAGVAASDPERAELDDLRHGPDTPAMTAIRRREMITAADLAAETRWPAWAERARGLGVHGVISAPVDVDEQVIGAINLYAESAAALTPRHQLTAMLIAEHAGLLLAATRDRERQAARAGQLDTASLADGVVGQAVGVIMTQRGCPAPEALDVLRSAASSLDIPLREVAERLVLTVSRPRDS
- a CDS encoding DUF2231 domain-containing protein — its product is MESRLRVQGHPIQPMLVTFPFGLFVSATVFDLADVAGGPAFLGEVGYWTAVAALVAAALATVAGMVDLWDVRAGRTHRTAITFNLVNAAMAALFLLTCLIRAHAPQRGATGVQVATELLALAVGSVGVWLGARLMRQFDRGRAAEPSGFESLPDIPGATVEITRPRA
- a CDS encoding DUF3500 domain-containing protein, coding for MRAAAGALLTALDEPARQRARHDFDDEPARRWLEYRPRPRPGVSLADLDGTARKAAHRLLATALSPAAYAQAMAVVALEEVLDRAEGWRRGRHSGDYWVAVFGDPVRDDRWAWRFEGHHLSVSMTVVDDQVSPAPIFLGANPATVRHAGRPVSRPLGPEEDLARELLDALGPAGRAAAVVADDAPADIISATRPTAPGRLDPLGVPRGRLTPTGRALLDRLVALYLDRLPPELAAREAGRLGGGELHFAWAGPAGPGQRHYYRIQGDDLLIEYDNTTEDGNHAHTVLRRPASDFGADVLAAHRAAAH
- a CDS encoding ankyrin repeat domain-containing protein, with protein sequence MSQELDAETLAFAHRMFDLARAGATDELAANVDAGLPVNLTNAKGDTLLILAAYHAHAETVGALLARGADPARTNDRGQTALAAAVFRRDTDAVRALLDAGADPAHGDPSAVETARFFDLPEMLALLGGRS
- a CDS encoding signal peptidase I, with product MDDRVYVGNAAVDGATDAGWLLGHFKPPGDVRHSTEVEVKWGVHPAGETRSRWATGERRTALLVLISGAFRVELADRTVVLRAPGDYVVWGRGVDHSWYAERESVVLTVRWPSVPGYRVGPPILR
- a CDS encoding cysteine dioxygenase, which codes for MTSSDPSDLLAVAARWADPTRWPVPLRFDRAERWYARLAAGAEHEVWALSWLPGQGTDLHDHGGSAGAFLVVAGTLTEETVGGGRLHPHRLAPGAGRRFGPRHVHVVTNRSAEPAVSVHVYRPALRRMTRYRLDAGRLRVAEVAEAGVAW
- a CDS encoding rhodanese-like domain-containing protein; this encodes MAQTPTRTESCPVPPPGSRGIDQILAAARARLRRLDPEQAHLAVRGGALLVDIRPAGQRAAHGTVPGALAVERNVLEWRFDPRCAARLPQATGYDVPVIVLCQEGYTSSLAAAALQDLGLHRATDVAGGFAAWRIAGLPTLGPTPPLRPSSTAPPVTAGRAPR
- a CDS encoding winged helix-turn-helix domain-containing protein, coding for MSVVAISSRPARPGRPDRAPHRPRTAPTLTITLDLGAGALTPGLARLVDLLDELAASGEGLLRPEEHRAARAVLDLRRAAAPPEPPAPPAAAEEPGTVRILTGTRRVRHDGAEVTLTRIEYDLLLFLAEHPRRVFTRLQLLANVWGYEHAVARTVDVHVRRLRAKLGDDTPLVTTVYGIGYRLADEARIVVDRER
- a CDS encoding winged helix-turn-helix domain-containing protein; this translates as MSVSPASSRAGWHTSQPAVPGRPPGGQRRPASTPAPVLTVTLNIPLAGEESLTPAARRLLDAARELLERGDAVISTGTAPAERRPDPVPAGRAPGRPLAPTIPTLHILAASRSVLRDGEPLPLTRLEFDLLLHLVAHPRRVFTRLQLLNAVWGYEHAGVRTVDVHVRRLRGKVGVDVPLVTTVYGVGYRLADDARVTIDRTG
- a CDS encoding uridine kinase, which encodes MRVRPITPELLVAELADRLAGVAVPGRLRVAVDGPPAAEPDALAAALVDPLRAAGRPVLHVRAADFLRPASTRLEHGRTNPDAYYEGWVDEAGLRREVLDPAGPDGSGRLLPSLWDAAADRASRAPYVDLPPGGVVLVSGALLLGGGLPFDVTVHLVLSPAALGRRTDPELRWTLPAFARYADEVDPASFADVVVRADDPRHPALVEAA
- a CDS encoding TraR/DksA family transcriptional regulator translates to MLVHDTTATGRSQAEVDQIRQSLTSRYDELTAEYEQAVLQSQVLRLVEVGDTAGDDQADSGTKTAERDTAQSLLRTILDRRAQFEHALARLDEGTYGFCEGCSAPIPVERLEIFPSATSCVSCKQTRERRAA
- a CDS encoding DUF72 domain-containing protein produces the protein MGDILVGTASWTDRTLLDSGWYPASADTPEKRLSYYARQFPLVEVDATYYSPPAERTARLWAERTPPGFTFNVKAFSMLTGHPTRVSALYKDLRPDTDKKNLYPDDLPPQAYEEVWSRFLSALDPLVEAGKLGAVLFQFPPWFTIRRDNKQYLVEVARRCAPLRPVFEFRHASWFDGDNAEETLGFLRQHELPFVCVDMPQGHKSSVPPVLAATADLAVVRFHGHSDKWTSKDIHEKFGYDYSKRELRDWAPKLRELAGEAEQTHVLMNNCYRDYAQRNGQQLQALLAGQT